The DNA window CAGCACCGTCAGCGGCTAAATAGTGACCCTGTCACATTATTGAATTGCGACAATCTGCGCCACAATGGCGACCGCTTCCGCCACGGGCTGAAGCAGTTTCTCACCCTGCGCCGCCAGGATGCGCTCATCGCCTGGATTGACAGCCACACCCGCTGCCCCAACACCATGGTGGACAGGATCACGCCGCGCCCATCCCCCGAGGTGGCCGAACGCGTCGCCCAGGCGACTGGGTTCCACGATCGTGCGGCGGTAATGGGCGAAGCGTTTATCCAATGGGTCATCGAGGATGATTTCATTGCCGGCCGCCCGGCGTTGGAGAATGTCGGTGTCGAAATGGTCAATTCGGTGCTGCCGTATGAAGAAGCCAAAATTCGTATCCTGAACGCCAGCCATAGCTGTATCGCTTGGGCCGGCACCCTGATTGGCCAGCGCTATATTCATGAAAGCACCGATACCGATGCCATTCGCCAAATGGCGTATGACTATGTTACCGAGGATGTTATCCCTTCCCTGACGCCCAACCCGCTCGATCTGGCGGCCTACCGCGACGTGGTGCTGGAGCGGTTTTCCAACCCCTATATCCGCGATACTAACCAGCGCGTCGCCGCCGACGGCTTCTCGAAAATCCCCGGCTTCATTACCCCGACGTTGCTTGAATGCTATCAACGCGGGCAACAACCGCGCGCCACCGTGCTGCTACCCGCCTTGTTCTTCGTCTTTATGCAACGTTGGCATGAAGGCACCCTGCCTTACGACTACCAGGATGGCATTCTCGATGCGCCAGCGGTACACCGGATGTTTGCGGCTGAAGATCCGCTAGCAATTTATGCCGCCGATGAAAAACTGTTTGGCGAGTTGGCGCACAGCGAAAGCTTCGCCCAACTGCTGCGCCAGGCGATTGCCCGGATCAACCATTGGCTGACCGCCTAAAGGAGCTGCGCATGTATTTGGGACTCGATCTGGGCACTTCTGAAATCAAGGCGGTGGTGATCAACGACAACGGCGCCCTGGTTGCCAGCGCCGGCGAAACGCTGGACGTGCAGCGGCCGCATCCGCATTGGGCCGAGCAACACCCCAGCGCCTGGTGGCAGGCCACGCAGATAGCCGTTGCGCGCCTGCGGGCCAAAATGCCGGCCGCGCAGTGGGCGCAAATTCAGGCGATTGGCCTTTCCGGGCAGATGCACGGCGCGGTGCTGTTGGACCGTGAGGATCATGTGCTGCGCCCGGCCATTTTGTGGAACGACACACGCAGCGCGGCTCAGTGCGAGGCATTGACGGCCAATGCGCCTGAGCTGCACAGCATCGCCGGCAACCTGGCCATGCCGGGTTTTACCGCCCCCAAACTGCTGTGGGTGGCGCGCAATGAGCCGGAGATCTTTGCCCAAACCGCCTGCGTACTGCTGCCTAAAGACTACCTGCGTTGGATGATGAGCGGGGATAAAGTCTCCGATATGTCTGACGCGGCAGGCACGCTGTGGCTGGATGTGGCTAAACGCGACTGGTCAGACAGCCTGTTGGCCGCCTGTGGGCTGACGCGCGATCACATGCCGCGCCTGGTTGAAGGCAGTGAACCCACCGGGGTGTTGAAAACGGATATCGCCAACGCCTGGGGACTAAGTGACAACGTCACCATAGCCGGTGGCGGCGGTGATAATGCCGCCAGTGCGGTGGGTATCGGTGCCGTCAACGCCGGTGACGCGTTTATTTCGCTGGGGACTTCCGGAGTGCTGTTCGCCGTGAACGACCGTTTTCGCCCCAACCCATTGTCCGCAGTGCATGCGTTTTGCCATGCGTTGCCAAACCGCTGGCACCAGATGAGCGTGATGCTCACTGCCGCCAGCGCGCTGCGCTGGTTCTGCCAGTTGGTCGGCAGTAATGAAACCACCCTGCTGGCGGAAATCGCCCAGATGAACCAGGCCGAGCAACGGCTGGCGCCGATCTTCCTGCCGTATCTTTCCGGTGAACGGACACCACATAACGATCCGCAGGCCAGCGGGGCTTTCCATGGCCTGACCCATAGCCATGCACGCTCTGCGCTCGGTTACGCCGTGCTGGAGG is part of the Gibbsiella quercinecans genome and encodes:
- the xylB gene encoding xylulokinase, with product MYLGLDLGTSEIKAVVINDNGALVASAGETLDVQRPHPHWAEQHPSAWWQATQIAVARLRAKMPAAQWAQIQAIGLSGQMHGAVLLDREDHVLRPAILWNDTRSAAQCEALTANAPELHSIAGNLAMPGFTAPKLLWVARNEPEIFAQTACVLLPKDYLRWMMSGDKVSDMSDAAGTLWLDVAKRDWSDSLLAACGLTRDHMPRLVEGSEPTGVLKTDIANAWGLSDNVTIAGGGGDNAASAVGIGAVNAGDAFISLGTSGVLFAVNDRFRPNPLSAVHAFCHALPNRWHQMSVMLTAASALRWFCQLVGSNETTLLAEIAQMNQAEQRLAPIFLPYLSGERTPHNDPQASGAFHGLTHSHARSALGYAVLEGVAFGMADGLEVLRQAGTQLTQCSLIGGGARSETWAQLMADVLDLPIITHQGGDAGGALGAARLGWLAQGGDLQQVCSKPPLARRFTPERARQPLLAERLATYRRLYQQQVALRHPA
- the dalD gene encoding D-arabinitol 4-dehydrogenase gives rise to the protein MNQKASASPAVWLHIGAGSFHRAHQAWYLHRLMVSGDKRWSIALGNIRDDAAPLLDALAAQDGRYVLETVTPQGERQYETITSIQQVIPWDKELAALTAQGAKPETKVISFTVTESGYYLDNQFNLDQSNADVQADLQGGCSTIYGAVTQILQHRQRLNSDPVTLLNCDNLRHNGDRFRHGLKQFLTLRRQDALIAWIDSHTRCPNTMVDRITPRPSPEVAERVAQATGFHDRAAVMGEAFIQWVIEDDFIAGRPALENVGVEMVNSVLPYEEAKIRILNASHSCIAWAGTLIGQRYIHESTDTDAIRQMAYDYVTEDVIPSLTPNPLDLAAYRDVVLERFSNPYIRDTNQRVAADGFSKIPGFITPTLLECYQRGQQPRATVLLPALFFVFMQRWHEGTLPYDYQDGILDAPAVHRMFAAEDPLAIYAADEKLFGELAHSESFAQLLRQAIARINHWLTA